A genomic segment from Gavia stellata isolate bGavSte3 chromosome 4, bGavSte3.hap2, whole genome shotgun sequence encodes:
- the MCAT gene encoding malonyl-CoA-acyl carrier protein transacylase, mitochondrial has product MGSWAAATWRLGGCSGRGGLRGAPRRRASSRPGGGDRAATLSDLLQSSVGAEEPAAAAAAAARRERRSPREGTVLLFPGQGSQFVGMGRGLLRYPGVRDMYRLAEKVLGYDLLSLCLEGPRDELDRTRHCQPAVFVASLAAVEKLNHQQPKVVESCVAAAGYSVGEFAALVFAGALGFAEALYAVKVRAEAMQKASEAIPSGMLSVIGRREANYKFACLEARKHCESLGIENPVCEISNYLFPDSRVIAGHLQALEFLQENARKYYFTRTKMLPVSGAFHTRLMEPAVEPLAEVLKSIEIQKPLVCVYSNVDGKKYMHSKHIQKLLVKQVVSPVMWEQTMHSVYERKQGTEFPYTYEVGPGKHLGAVLKKCNLKAWKQYNHVDALEDEEAAET; this is encoded by the exons aTGGGCAGCTGGGCCGCGGCGACATGGCGGCTTGGTGGCTGCAGCGGGCGCGGCGGCCTCCGCGGCGCACCGCGGCGGCGGGCCAGCTCCCGCCCCGGCGGTGGGGACCGGGCGGCGACCCTGAGCGACCTGCTGCAGAGCTCGGTGGGGGCCGAGGagccggccgcggcggcggcggcggcggcgaggcggGAGCGGCGGTCCCCCCGGGAGGGCACGGTGCTGCTCTTCCCCGGCCAGGGCAGCCAGTTCGTGGGGATGGGCCGCGGGCTGCTGCGCTACCCCGGCGTGCGGGACATGTACCGCCTGGCCGAGAAGGTGCTGGGCTACGACctgctctccctctgcctggagGGGCCGCGGGACGAGCTGGACCGCACCCGGCACTGCCAGCCCGCCGTGTTCGTCGCCTCCCTGGCCGCCGTGGAGAAGCTCAACCACCAGCAGCCTAAA GTGGTGGAGAGCTgcgtggcggcggcggggtACAGCGTGGGGGAGTTCGCGGCGCTGGTCTTCGCTGGAGCCCTGGGCTTTGCCGAAG CGCTGTACGCGGTGAAAGTGCGCGCCGAAGCCATGCAAAAGGCGTCGGAAGCCATCCCCAGTGGAATGCTGTCTGTTATCGGTCGGCGAGAGGCAAATTACAAATTTGCCTGCTTGGAAGCCCGTAAACACTGTGAATCGCTGGGGATAGAAAACCCCGTATGTGAAATCTCAAACTATTTGTTTCCAGACAGCAGAGTCATTGCAGGACACTTACAG GCTTTGGAGTTTTTGCAGGAGAATGCCcgaaaatattattttacacGTACAAAAATGCTTCCAGTCAGTGGGGCTTTTCATACCAGACTTATGGAACCAGCAGTAGAGCCACTGGCTGAAGTCCTAAAATCGATTGAGATTCAGAAACCACTGGTCTGTGTCTATTCCAATGTGGATGGCAAAAAGTACATGCACTCAAAGCACATTCAGAAGCTGTTAGTGAAGCAGGTGGTTTCACCTGTTATGTGGGAACAGACCATGCATTCGGTATACGAAAGAAAGCAAGGAACAGAATTTCCTTACACGTACGAAGTGGGGCCCGGGAAGCACCTAGGAGCCGTTCtcaaaaaatgtaatttaaaggCCTGGAAACAGTATAACCATGTAGATGCTCTGGAAGATGAGGAAGCAGCAGAGACCTAA